In Silene latifolia isolate original U9 population chromosome X, ASM4854445v1, whole genome shotgun sequence, the following proteins share a genomic window:
- the LOC141623863 gene encoding dihydrolipoyllysine-residue acetyltransferase component 4 of pyruvate dehydrogenase complex, chloroplastic-like isoform X2 yields the protein MSYVHKLLVLKWSELLKTYAALNEFMLATFTLSNLGMFGVDKFDAILPLSQGAIMAVGASKPTVVADADGYFSVKNKMLDVLEWRLARLRSQLQKGVLNATMNACSCLPYLETKKSMQA from the exons ATGTCTTATGTGCACAAATTATTAGTTTTAAAATGGTCAGAGTTGCTTAAAACTTATGCTGCTTTGAATGAATTTATGTTAGCTACATTCACCCTTTCCAACTTAGGCATGTTTGGAGTGGACAAATTTGATGCAATTCTTCCTCTTAGCCAG GGAGCTATTATGGCTGTGGGAGCATCAAAGCCAACTGTTGTTGCAGATGCTGATGGTTACTTCTCAGTCAAGAACAAAATGCTG GATGTGCTGGAATGGAGGCTCGCCAGATTGAGATCCCAATTACAGAAGGGAGTTCTTAATGCTACGATGAATGCCTGCTCTTGCCTGCCATATCTGGAGACAAAGAAATCTATGCAAGCATGA